In one Leptolyngbya sp. BL0902 genomic region, the following are encoded:
- the recA gene encoding recombinase RecA, producing MVLNQIERNFGKGSIMRLGDAARMKVETIPTGALTLDLALGGGLPKGRIIEIYGPESSGKTTVALHVLAEVQKMGGVAAFVDAEHALDPIYAAALGVNVDELLVSQPDTGEMGLEVVDQLVRSSAIDVVVVDSVAALVPRAEIEGEMGDAHVGLQARLMSQALRKITGSIGKSQCTVIFLNQLRQKIGISYGNPEVTTGGNALKFYASVRLDIRRIQTLKKGTEEYGIRAKVKVAKNKVAPPFRIAEFDILFGQGISSLGCLVDLAEQQGVIVRKGAWYSYEGDNVGQGRDNTIQRLLEDAEFAQKVEAQVREKLEINGGVATGDLEIDVEDEDEAYLDEDE from the coding sequence ATGGTGCTGAATCAGATTGAGCGCAACTTTGGTAAAGGATCCATCATGCGCCTGGGCGATGCGGCCCGCATGAAGGTCGAAACCATCCCCACCGGAGCCTTGACCCTCGACCTAGCCCTCGGTGGGGGTCTACCCAAGGGACGCATCATCGAAATCTATGGCCCAGAAAGTTCGGGTAAGACGACGGTGGCCCTGCATGTGTTGGCCGAAGTGCAAAAGATGGGTGGTGTCGCGGCCTTTGTCGATGCCGAACACGCTCTCGACCCGATCTATGCGGCGGCTCTGGGGGTGAATGTGGATGAACTGCTGGTGTCTCAGCCCGACACTGGGGAAATGGGCCTGGAGGTGGTCGATCAACTGGTGCGGTCATCGGCCATTGATGTCGTGGTGGTGGATTCGGTGGCGGCCCTGGTGCCCCGTGCGGAGATTGAAGGGGAGATGGGGGATGCCCATGTGGGCCTCCAGGCTCGATTGATGAGCCAAGCCCTGCGGAAGATTACCGGGAGCATTGGCAAGTCGCAATGTACGGTGATTTTCCTCAACCAACTGCGTCAGAAGATTGGCATCTCCTACGGCAACCCCGAAGTCACGACCGGAGGTAATGCCCTCAAGTTCTATGCCTCGGTGCGCCTCGACATTCGCCGCATCCAAACCCTGAAAAAAGGCACCGAAGAGTACGGGATTCGTGCCAAGGTGAAGGTCGCCAAAAACAAGGTGGCCCCGCCCTTCCGCATCGCTGAGTTTGACATTCTCTTTGGTCAGGGCATCTCTAGCCTAGGCTGTTTGGTGGATCTGGCTGAACAGCAGGGCGTCATCGTTCGTAAAGGCGCTTGGTACAGCTACGAGGGCGACAACGTGGGCCAGGGCCGGGACAACACCATTCAGCGCTTGCTTGAGGATGCCGAGTTTGCCCAAAAGGTCGAGGCCCAGGTGCGAGAGAAGTTGGAGATCAACGGCGGGGTGGCCACTGGAGATCTAGAGATTGACGTTGAGGATGAAGACGAAGCCTACCTGGACGAAGACGAGTAG
- a CDS encoding SRPBCC domain-containing protein gives MKTFSARINIACPPDVIWSVLTDANRYSEWATGIHRLEGQFAQGEVLQLFTQSKPQRSMALTVKTLVRPKTFTLSGGLPLNLFRGDRTITLTPQPDGTTEFYMTEVFSGVLEPLLGRRLPDLTPSFEEFAASLKQACER, from the coding sequence ATGAAAACTTTTTCGGCGCGCATCAACATTGCCTGTCCCCCCGACGTCATCTGGTCTGTGCTGACCGATGCCAATCGCTATTCAGAGTGGGCGACGGGCATCCATCGCCTGGAAGGTCAGTTTGCCCAGGGTGAAGTGCTGCAACTCTTTACCCAATCTAAGCCCCAACGCTCTATGGCACTGACGGTCAAGACCCTGGTTCGACCCAAAACCTTCACGTTGAGTGGTGGCCTACCGCTTAACTTATTTAGGGGGGATCGCACGATTACCCTGACCCCACAACCCGATGGCACGACCGAGTTCTACATGACTGAAGTGTTTAGCGGAGTCCTCGAACCCTTGTTAGGCCGTAGGCTTCCTGACTTGACCCCATCCTTTGAAGAGTTTGCTGCGAGCCTCAAGCAAGCGTGTGAGCGCTAG